In the Silurus meridionalis isolate SWU-2019-XX chromosome 6, ASM1480568v1, whole genome shotgun sequence genome, one interval contains:
- the c8a gene encoding complement component C8 alpha chain, with product MRQLLSASGRCFILFLFCQILAESAGFYWSSPHNRTNVFLRRTRDASSPIPIECKMKSWTSWTPCDSCTEKSVRFQYVERHSQFGGTPCVLSQWDEKRCPVQGECVPQDKCGDMYACPETGRCIGKHLLCNGDRDCALGSDEDDCETIKSPETKCTNMFPIPGAEKAIQGYNVLGDVFVNPVLDARYFGGICEYIYNGEWRELTYDSHCEQLYYNDDEKYFRKPYNFLSYRMLAHSLSQGATEEYSDAESLITGKQTEHSSNFGVTGGVMYVEVGVSASHEKNVTEKLTEFKSKDVQLIRLVSTVETAQFKMKSRDLMLHEDMLMSLMELPEQYNFGAYSNFIKEYGTHYVTEGVLGGILDYIVVIDTQVMKREKLETRDVRNCLGLSLGISGSITPGLEGKFKVSHEACKPVGAFTGELQEKNPMIRDAFGYVKGGITGPSAGQLAVHDADSYRAWGKSLKHNPAVIKFEALPIYELVRFSTAASQARTRLPHLKQAWAEYMQQFNPCHCAPCRNNGMPVLSKTSCSCVCKAGCEGLACEKTEREAIPIHGVWSCWSSWSSCVSGTQRRTRECNNPAPKYNGFQCRGNPSQTKRC from the exons ATGAGACAGCTTTTGTCTGCTTCTGggcgatgttttattttgtttctgttttgccAGATTCTTGCTGAGTCTGCAGGATTCTACTGGAGCTCACCTCATAACAG GACTAATGTCTTTCTGAGAAGAACTCGAGACGCTAGCTCACCCATTCCCATAGAATGCAAGATGAAGAGCTGGACGTCATGGACGCCTTGTGATTCCTGCACGGAGAAATCG GTGCGTTTTCAGTATGTGGAGCGCCACTCACAGTTCGGAGGCACACCATGCGTGCTCAGTCAGTGGGATGAGAAGCGCTGTCCAGTTCAGGGAGAATGCGTGCCTCAGGATAAGTGTGGAGACATGTACGCATGTCctgagacag GCCGATGCATTGGTAAGCACCTTCTCTGCAACGGTGATCGGGATTGCGCACTCGGCAGTGACGAAGATGACTGTGAGACGATAAAAAGCCCAGAAACCAAGTGTACCAACATGTTTCCCATCCCAGGAGCAGAGAAAGCCATACAGGG CTATAATGTTCTGGGAGACGTTTTTGTGAACCCTGTTCTGGACGCGAGATACTTCGGAGGCATCTGCGAATACATCTACAACGGAGAGTGGAGGGAACTGACGTACGACTCGCACTGCGAACAGCTTTACTATAACGACGATGAGAAATACTTCAGGAAGCCGTATAACTTCTTGTCATATCGGATGTTG GCGCATTCCCTCAGCCAGGGAGCAACAGAAGAATACTCTGATGCTGAGAGCTTAATAACCGGCAAGCAAACAGAACATTCCTCTAATTTTGGGGTGACTGGCGGCGTGATGTATGTGGAAGTCGGAGTGTCTGCGAGTCATGAAAAGAATGTAACGGAAAAATTGACAGAGTTCAAAAGCAAG GACGTGCAGCTTATTCGTCTGGTGTCGACAGTGGAAACGGCGCAGTTTAAGATGAAGAGCCGGGATCTGATGCTGCATGAGGACATGCTGATGTCTCTCATGGAGCTGCCTGAACAATACAACTTCGGCGCTTACTCGAACTTCATCAAGGAATACGGCACTCATTATGTGACGGAAGGCGTATTGGGAGGCATTTTGGATTACATCGTAGTGATCGACACACAGGTCATGAAAAGAGAAA AATTGGAGACCCGGGACGTCCGTAACTGCCTTGGCTTATCTCTGGGCATCTCGGGTAGCATCACTCCGGGTTTAGAAGGAAAGTTTAAAGTGAGCCATGAAGCATGTAAACCTGTAGGAGCGTTTACAGGAG aattacaagaaaaaaacccaatgaTCAGAGATGCGTTCGGCTATGTAAAAGGAGGCATCACAGGCCCCAGCGCCGGTCAGTTAGCCGTCCATGATGCAGATAGCTACAGGGCATGGGGCAAATCTCTTAAACACAACCCAGCTGTCATTAAGTTTGAG GCTCTACCCATATATGAGCTGGTGCGTTTCAGCACAGCGGCGTCTCAGGCTCGCACCCGGCTCCCGCACTTGAAACAGGCATGGGCCGAGTACATGCAGCAGTTCAACCCATGCCACTGCGCCCCCTGCAGGAACAACGGCATGCCGGTGCTCTCCAAGACGTCTTGCAGCTGCGTCTGTAAGGCCGGATGTGAAGGCCTCGCCTGCGAGAAAACCGAACGCGAGG CTATCCCTATTCATGGAGTGTGGAGCTGCTGGAGCTCCTGGTCCTCCTGCGTGTCTGGAACACAGAGACGAACTCGAGAGTGTAACAACCCTGCTCCGAAATACAATGGCTTCCAGTGTAGAGGAAACCCGTCGCAGACGAAGCGTTGCTGA